Within Nocardioides rotundus, the genomic segment CTCGAAGTGAGGAACGACCGGGCACGGTAGGACTGTCGGCGGTCGGTGCCAGAGTGTGGGGCATGACCTCATCGGGCACGTTCGACGACCGGCGGATGCGGCTGACGACCGCAGACCTGCTGGCCATCGGCGCGCTCTTGGAGACGACGGAGGTCGAGCCGGACGAGCGCGCGGTCTACGAGCAGCTGGACGCCTTGGAGCGTCTGAAGGGCCAGGTCAGTGCGCGCCAGGCAGCCCTCACCCAGGACCTCACCGAGCGACAGCGGGAGCGCTGCGAGGCGGAGAAGGCGGCCGGCTCGGGCAGGCGCCCTGTGCCGCCGGAGCGGGTGGTCGGCTCTCAGGTCGCGTTGGCCCGGCGCGAGTCGCCACATCGCGGCCGCGCCCTGGTCACCCTGGCCGAAGCGCTCCGCGATCTGCCCGAGACCCGGGCGGCGCTGACCCGGGGCGAGATCCCGGAGCGACGTGCGGAGATCGTCGTCCGCGGTACGTCGGAGCTCACCCGCGAGGGTCGCCTGACCGTCGATGCCACGCTGGCCTCCGACCTCCCCGACCTCGGCGATGAGAAGCTGCGACGCCGGGTCCGTCGGCTGGCCATCGCCGTGGACGACGCGTCGGAGCAGGCAAGGATCGAGCGGGTGCGGGAGTCCCGGCGCGTCGTGGGACGGGTCCTCCCCGATGGCACGCATCAGCTGACCGCCTACCTCGCCCCGGAGCAGTACGCCGCCGCCCTGGCGACCCTGCACGAAGCCGTCGCTACCGCCCGAGCGGCCGGCGACCCCCGAACGACCGGCCAGGTGATGGCCGACGTCCTCGCCGAGTCGCTCGCCGGCTCCGTGTTCGACGGACATGTGCCCGCCAAGATCAACCTGACCATGCCGGTCGAGACACTGCTCGGCACCGATGACGGCCCGGCGATCCTGGAGCATGTCGGTCCGATCCCAGCCGCTCTCGCCAGGGACATCGCGAACGGCGCCCTGCGCAACGTTCGCTCGCTCGTACGCCGGCTCTTCACCCAGGACGGAGTGCTCGTCGCCATGGAGCAGGCGAGCCGCCGCTTCACCGGGGAGCTGGCCGAGTTCCTGGCGCTCCGCGAGCACGGCGTCTGCCGGACTCCCTGGTGCAATGCGGCGGTCAAGCAACGTGACCACGTCCGTGGCGTAGCCGATGGTGGCGCGACCACGGCCCACAACGGACAGGGGCTCTGCGAGGTCTGCAACTACGTCAAGGAGGCAGGCTTCCGACAGGAGGTCGTCTCCGACACCGGCGAGCAGCACACCGTCGTGACACACACCCCCGCCGGGCTCAGCTACGAGTCCCGTGCGCCGGACCAGCCGGAGGTGCCACCCGGCTGGTGGGTGCGCACCATCTCCTGGACCGAGCTACCGCGGGCCGGTTGAGTGCGGCTCTCGTGCCGCGGGCACGACCAGCGCCGAGGGAAGCAGCAGGATCGCCACCACCAGCAGGGAGTGCAGCGCACCCACCTGATCGGCGACGAACCCGAGGAAGGGCGGGCCGGCGAGGAACGCCGTATACGCGATCGTCGACACGACGCTGACCCGTGCCGCCGCATGCGCCTCATCATCGGCGGCCGCGCTCATCCCGACAGGGAAGCCCAGGGAGGCGCCCAGCCCCCACAGCAGGATGCCCGGAACCACCAGGGCCGGGTGACCGCCGTAGACGA encodes:
- a CDS encoding HNH endonuclease, coding for MTSSGTFDDRRMRLTTADLLAIGALLETTEVEPDERAVYEQLDALERLKGQVSARQAALTQDLTERQRERCEAEKAAGSGRRPVPPERVVGSQVALARRESPHRGRALVTLAEALRDLPETRAALTRGEIPERRAEIVVRGTSELTREGRLTVDATLASDLPDLGDEKLRRRVRRLAIAVDDASEQARIERVRESRRVVGRVLPDGTHQLTAYLAPEQYAAALATLHEAVATARAAGDPRTTGQVMADVLAESLAGSVFDGHVPAKINLTMPVETLLGTDDGPAILEHVGPIPAALARDIANGALRNVRSLVRRLFTQDGVLVAMEQASRRFTGELAEFLALREHGVCRTPWCNAAVKQRDHVRGVADGGATTAHNGQGLCEVCNYVKEAGFRQEVVSDTGEQHTVVTHTPAGLSYESRAPDQPEVPPGWWVRTISWTELPRAG